A window of the Desulforapulum autotrophicum HRM2 genome harbors these coding sequences:
- a CDS encoding PilN domain-containing protein, translated as MKRTILGLDIGNCSIKAVVVEKQLKGFSVLKSLVINFDDFAPQESSPETETESPLFQKAISTLVEKIDPRDIATVAIALPSSSVSFRNITLPFRSKKKIRQVLEFELAANLPLADKRYVSDFTDPGRAEKTDENTLLTASIPDNILNAYFTPLGEKGLKPALITIQGYIAAEYILAVEDKEKQDALWIDCSDDHTTLCLSVKGKIVQVRSLGKALGHDGFVRAIVQTMEGETQRSCGNFLPKKCTITSQGEPSKALFVYLEKALDFPVHLAELDDHSNALAAALAQNTSQPVLNFCRERYAEDSILKRHARNIAILLVFTTMAFSAFMFKLHDDIHGLEKKGALLDGASVALFKRNFPQKGRIVDPLMQMKIELEQLKQAPGLGSMENSVAAAPQLSCIETLAEISNRIPATIDVETTRFILNPGRILLSGSTANFNDIDKIKGLLEDSDLFKQVEIQSAAADKTGNRVRFKFMITQ; from the coding sequence ATGAAAAGAACGATCCTTGGACTTGACATAGGAAACTGCTCAATTAAGGCTGTTGTCGTTGAAAAGCAGTTAAAGGGGTTTTCAGTATTGAAAAGCCTGGTCATCAACTTTGACGACTTTGCCCCCCAGGAGAGTTCCCCTGAAACAGAGACTGAGAGCCCCCTTTTTCAGAAGGCGATTTCAACCCTTGTGGAAAAGATTGACCCCCGGGACATCGCCACGGTTGCCATTGCCCTTCCTTCATCCTCTGTCTCCTTCAGAAACATAACCCTTCCGTTCCGGTCTAAAAAGAAGATCCGCCAGGTCCTGGAATTTGAGCTTGCTGCCAACCTTCCCCTGGCAGACAAGCGCTATGTGTCGGATTTCACAGACCCGGGAAGGGCTGAAAAAACAGATGAGAACACCCTTTTGACTGCATCAATCCCCGACAATATTCTCAATGCATATTTCACCCCCCTAGGGGAAAAAGGTCTGAAACCAGCCCTTATCACCATTCAGGGTTACATTGCGGCCGAGTATATACTGGCAGTTGAAGACAAGGAAAAACAGGACGCCCTTTGGATAGATTGTTCCGACGATCACACCACCCTCTGCCTTTCAGTCAAAGGAAAAATTGTTCAGGTGCGTTCCCTTGGCAAAGCCCTCGGCCATGACGGCTTTGTCCGGGCCATTGTTCAAACCATGGAGGGGGAGACTCAACGTTCCTGTGGCAATTTTCTTCCTAAAAAATGCACCATCACCTCCCAGGGTGAACCGTCCAAAGCCCTGTTTGTTTACCTTGAAAAAGCCCTTGATTTTCCGGTTCATCTGGCAGAACTTGACGACCATTCCAATGCCCTGGCAGCAGCCCTTGCCCAGAACACATCTCAACCGGTTCTGAATTTCTGCCGGGAACGCTACGCCGAGGATTCGATTCTAAAACGCCATGCCAGAAACATTGCCATCCTGCTCGTGTTTACCACCATGGCTTTTTCAGCCTTTATGTTCAAGCTCCACGATGATATCCATGGGCTGGAAAAAAAAGGCGCTCTCCTTGATGGTGCAAGCGTGGCGCTTTTTAAAAGAAACTTTCCCCAAAAGGGCAGAATCGTGGATCCTTTGATGCAGATGAAAATAGAATTAGAACAGTTAAAGCAGGCCCCGGGTCTTGGCAGTATGGAGAACAGCGTTGCTGCCGCACCCCAACTGAGTTGCATTGAAACCCTTGCTGAAATCTCAAACCGGATCCCCGCCACCATTGACGTTGAAACCACACGATTCATCCTCAACCCCGGGCGGATTCTTTTGTCTGGATCCACGGCAAATTTCAATGACATTGACAAAATAAAGGGGTTGCTTGAAGACTCAGATCTCTTCAAACAGGTTGAGATACAGAGCGCCGCAGCAGATAAAACAGGAAACAGAGTCAGATTTAAATTTATGATCACCCAATAG
- a CDS encoding type II secretion system minor pseudopilin, which translates to MHRQMAPILNNQRGIALLVCLAIISVLSAAGLELGKRVRRSTDLTIALQANFRATEMAMAGIHLAMVILEEDANANDIDSIQEIWADPEVINGAIASLGFPSGQMTLSIVDELGKIQVNALLDKFPGNTFNNDQKELWERLLDLMISADKSQDERDPSEIINSLKDWLDSEDDDLETGTSGAESAYYQDLVPPYTCSNGPFDLLEELFLVKGLSLGLQASETLEGLDDTSLGFQETFTVFGMDDTVTEKNRYQFPGLININTANALVLMALLPPGMEDQAQELVDFRVQKHEEKGDYLNALDKGWYKEIVGLSDTEEKRFDRLITYSSNFFRVVCSVTMGEKEHRVTAVIQRKKGEETNRWGCRIIRILRNQ; encoded by the coding sequence ATGCACCGGCAAATGGCACCCATTTTAAACAACCAAAGGGGGATTGCCCTCCTGGTCTGCCTTGCCATCATATCCGTTCTTTCCGCAGCAGGCCTTGAACTTGGAAAACGGGTCAGGCGTTCAACAGACCTTACCATCGCCCTCCAGGCAAACTTCAGGGCCACGGAAATGGCCATGGCAGGCATCCATCTTGCCATGGTGATCCTTGAAGAGGATGCCAATGCAAACGACATTGATTCCATCCAGGAGATCTGGGCCGATCCAGAAGTGATCAATGGGGCCATCGCCTCCCTTGGATTCCCATCGGGTCAGATGACCCTCTCCATTGTGGATGAACTGGGCAAGATCCAGGTCAACGCACTGCTGGATAAATTTCCCGGCAACACGTTTAATAACGACCAGAAAGAGCTCTGGGAGCGTCTTCTGGATCTCATGATCTCAGCTGACAAATCCCAGGATGAAAGGGATCCTTCAGAGATTATCAACAGTTTAAAAGACTGGCTGGATTCCGAGGATGATGATCTTGAAACCGGCACATCTGGGGCGGAATCGGCTTACTACCAGGATCTTGTTCCCCCCTATACCTGCTCCAACGGCCCCTTTGATCTGCTGGAGGAGCTTTTTCTGGTCAAGGGATTATCCCTGGGTCTTCAGGCCAGTGAAACCCTTGAAGGGTTGGATGATACGTCCCTGGGATTTCAAGAAACCTTTACCGTTTTTGGAATGGATGATACGGTGACAGAAAAAAATCGTTACCAGTTTCCCGGATTGATCAACATCAACACAGCCAATGCGCTGGTTCTCATGGCGCTTCTTCCCCCGGGCATGGAGGATCAAGCCCAGGAACTTGTTGATTTCCGGGTTCAAAAACACGAAGAAAAAGGGGATTACCTGAACGCCCTTGACAAGGGGTGGTACAAAGAGATAGTGGGGCTGTCAGATACAGAAGAAAAGCGGTTCGACCGTCTGATCACTTACTCGAGCAATTTTTTCAGGGTAGTGTGTTCCGTCACCATGGGAGAAAAAGAACACAGGGTGACCGCCGTTATCCAGAGAAAAAAGGGCGAGGAAACCAACAGATGGGGTTGCAGAATCATCCGGATATTAAGGAACCAGTAG
- a CDS encoding prepilin-type N-terminal cleavage/methylation domain-containing protein: protein MGKTTSPSPPGDTLVRNNRHGQLRVSALVTTKSKILPRITHQWAFQIKGFTLMEILIAVVIFGVLMTTLFTAFNSFISSTTAVSRTLTEDERVRTLLDILEMDLNALYITRPPRYVRPETTSDGDLFSFNGVQEEISGISISRLGFASLNHLTFGPMNHPGVAKIIYYARTNEENENEIDLCRSDLLRPFDDPGESPCDPVLIRNIQGFELSYVDAEGDEQTDWDSESSTFGYTVPLSIKLKITLKTQGSPKIVQTEIPLVVSRQPLE from the coding sequence ATGGGAAAGACGACTTCACCCTCACCACCTGGAGATACCTTGGTCCGCAATAACCGGCATGGCCAGCTCAGGGTTTCTGCCTTGGTCACAACAAAATCTAAGATCTTGCCGAGGATTACACATCAATGGGCGTTTCAGATAAAAGGGTTCACCCTCATGGAAATTCTTATTGCCGTTGTGATCTTCGGCGTATTGATGACCACCCTTTTCACCGCATTCAACTCGTTCATCTCATCCACAACAGCGGTCTCCCGGACACTAACAGAGGACGAACGGGTGAGGACTCTGCTGGACATCCTGGAAATGGATCTCAACGCCCTGTACATTACTCGTCCCCCGCGGTACGTACGTCCCGAGACCACTTCAGACGGGGATCTGTTCAGTTTCAATGGGGTGCAGGAAGAAATCTCAGGCATTTCGATTTCACGGCTTGGCTTTGCCTCTCTGAATCACCTTACCTTTGGACCCATGAACCATCCAGGCGTGGCAAAAATCATTTATTATGCAAGGACCAATGAAGAAAATGAAAATGAAATCGATCTGTGCCGGTCAGACCTATTAAGGCCCTTTGACGACCCGGGGGAAAGCCCCTGTGACCCCGTGCTGATCCGCAACATTCAAGGCTTTGAATTAAGCTACGTTGACGCCGAAGGCGACGAACAGACCGACTGGGACTCGGAATCAAGCACCTTTGGATACACGGTTCCCTTGTCTATAAAATTAAAAATCACCCTTAAGACACAAGGATCTCCAAAGATCGTTCAGACAGAAATTCCCCTTGTTGTTTCAAGGCAGCCCCTGGAGTGA
- a CDS encoding type IV pilus modification PilV family protein, whose product MEKGNTVKGFTLLEILVSLSIISIVFVSLFKMQSSNILLAEHGRFNSTALLLARQAITICERSLEEDSTLEGDFGDNFPGYQWRGEVSEYQTFDSSLISETSAKQLKKITIEILHGKDDFTLTTWRYLGPQ is encoded by the coding sequence ATGGAAAAAGGAAACACCGTCAAGGGCTTTACCCTTCTTGAAATATTGGTGAGTCTCTCCATTATTTCCATTGTATTTGTCTCTTTGTTCAAGATGCAGTCTTCAAACATTCTACTTGCGGAACATGGACGATTCAACTCAACGGCTCTGCTTCTTGCAAGACAGGCAATAACCATTTGCGAACGCAGTCTTGAAGAAGACTCAACCCTTGAAGGGGATTTCGGAGATAACTTTCCAGGGTATCAATGGCGTGGGGAAGTCTCTGAATACCAAACCTTTGATTCATCCCTTATTTCGGAAACTTCAGCCAAACAGCTCAAAAAGATAACGATCGAAATTCTGCATGGGAAAGACGACTTCACCCTCACCACCTGGAGATACCTTGGTCCGCAATAA
- a CDS encoding pilus assembly FimT family protein, with the protein MVSALAATNDERPLIALLLYDFHRKKRSKESGFTLIELIIVLVITGIVLWFALPNFQAFNPFSPADNVLGKTVQLIDRLKIQAMTTGRDYVMHVDVAQGLIWVSHDAMDENQTDEAKNKGIQFSGDTILSGVEYPRALPNNTDEFVIRFYTKGYSDMALIHLTDGDEDITLVIEPFLTNVELKKRIISFDQCI; encoded by the coding sequence ATGGTATCAGCTCTGGCCGCAACGAATGATGAAAGGCCTCTAATTGCATTGCTGCTCTATGACTTTCATAGGAAAAAGCGTTCAAAAGAGAGTGGGTTTACCCTGATCGAACTGATCATTGTTCTGGTCATAACCGGGATTGTTCTCTGGTTTGCCCTTCCAAACTTCCAGGCGTTCAACCCCTTTTCCCCGGCGGACAACGTTCTTGGAAAAACAGTTCAGCTCATTGACCGATTAAAGATACAGGCCATGACCACGGGCAGGGATTATGTCATGCATGTGGACGTTGCACAGGGTCTGATCTGGGTCTCACATGATGCAATGGATGAAAACCAGACCGATGAGGCAAAAAACAAGGGTATTCAATTTTCAGGCGACACCATCCTCTCGGGTGTCGAGTATCCCCGGGCTTTGCCCAATAACACGGACGAATTTGTAATCCGGTTTTACACGAAGGGGTATTCAGACATGGCCTTGATCCATTTAACGGATGGTGATGAGGATATAACCCTTGTCATCGAACCCTTTCTCACCAATGTTGAGCTTAAAAAAAGGATCATCTCCTTTGACCAATGCATCTAA
- the gspG gene encoding type II secretion system major pseudopilin GspG, with protein MKLLKTDTRGFTLIELMVVVVILGILASLIVPRLMGRTDEAKQVKAQVDIATIETALKLYRLDNGNYPSTEQGLMALVEQPTSEPVPAKWNEGGYLEKGKMPKDPWSREYLYLCPGVHGDFDIISYGGDGTPGGEGKDSDINSWELE; from the coding sequence ATGAAATTGCTGAAAACAGACACAAGGGGCTTTACCCTGATCGAGCTTATGGTTGTAGTGGTAATTCTGGGAATTCTGGCAAGTCTTATCGTACCAAGACTCATGGGAAGAACGGACGAGGCAAAACAGGTCAAGGCCCAGGTGGACATCGCAACCATTGAGACGGCGCTCAAGCTTTACCGGCTGGACAACGGCAACTATCCCTCCACAGAACAGGGGCTGATGGCCCTTGTGGAACAGCCCACATCTGAACCGGTTCCTGCAAAATGGAATGAGGGCGGCTACCTTGAAAAGGGGAAAATGCCTAAAGATCCCTGGAGCAGGGAATACCTCTATCTGTGCCCGGGAGTCCATGGTGACTTTGACATTATCTCCTATGGTGGTGACGGAACTCCTGGGGGAGAAGGCAAGGACAGTGACATCAATAGCTGGGAACTTGAATAA
- a CDS encoding TIGR04211 family SH3 domain-containing protein, whose amino-acid sequence MKSTLNFTIFILILSTLICGTALGETVYVKGIMKITMRTGPGVEHKIIAMLESGDNLELIESGDGWSHVRNVDGKDGWVLTRYVTSEVPKTLIADRLKSENSALSEVIEKVKAENAELAGIKAKFETLDHSYSLLKKESADFLILKEKYEKVAKAYKDQEARNAALEKSLGNEDVKWFLSGAGVLFVGILLGMSARKKKRNSLL is encoded by the coding sequence GTGAAATCAACACTGAACTTTACAATTTTTATTCTGATCCTCTCCACATTGATTTGCGGCACTGCCCTTGGGGAGACGGTCTATGTCAAGGGGATCATGAAAATAACCATGCGAACAGGGCCGGGGGTTGAACATAAAATTATAGCCATGTTGGAATCCGGTGACAACCTTGAGCTTATCGAGAGTGGTGACGGCTGGTCCCATGTCCGCAATGTCGATGGCAAAGATGGGTGGGTGCTGACCCGTTATGTGACATCTGAGGTGCCGAAGACCCTGATTGCTGATAGACTCAAAAGCGAAAATTCAGCGTTGTCCGAGGTCATTGAAAAGGTCAAGGCTGAGAATGCTGAGTTGGCTGGAATCAAGGCCAAGTTTGAAACCCTTGATCATTCCTATTCCTTGTTGAAAAAAGAGTCGGCCGACTTTCTGATCCTCAAGGAGAAATATGAAAAGGTTGCAAAGGCGTACAAGGATCAGGAGGCGCGCAATGCAGCCCTTGAGAAAAGCCTTGGTAACGAGGATGTCAAGTGGTTTCTGAGCGGGGCTGGTGTTCTTTTTGTCGGTATTCTCCTCGGTATGAGTGCCAGAAAGAAAAAGAGAAACTCGTTGTTATAG
- the ubiE gene encoding bifunctional demethylmenaquinone methyltransferase/2-methoxy-6-polyprenyl-1,4-benzoquinol methylase UbiE has protein sequence MELDFIREMFDSIAPKYDFLNRFLSLRQDVRWRREMVLAAEIPPTGLVLDVACGTCDVAMEARNQTGDAAFIIGTDFSPGMLTLGLQKLKKNRRFATIPLVCANALALPFQSTHFDAVLIAFGIRNIMDRKGALKQFHDALKPGGKMVVLELTAPERGLFRQIYLFYFKRILPVIGSLFSKNAGAYHYLPASVLKFPSPKKFSQIMVTAGFTDVRWKPMTFGIVTLFAGTKK, from the coding sequence ATGGAGCTTGATTTTATCCGGGAAATGTTTGACAGCATTGCACCGAAATATGACTTTTTAAACCGTTTCCTGAGCCTGAGACAGGATGTTCGCTGGAGAAGGGAAATGGTCCTGGCAGCAGAAATCCCTCCAACAGGGCTTGTTCTGGATGTTGCCTGCGGCACCTGTGACGTGGCAATGGAGGCCAGAAACCAGACCGGAGATGCAGCCTTCATCATTGGCACGGATTTCTCACCAGGCATGCTCACCCTTGGTCTGCAGAAACTCAAAAAAAACCGGCGTTTTGCCACCATTCCCCTTGTGTGCGCAAACGCCCTGGCATTGCCCTTTCAATCAACACACTTTGATGCCGTCCTCATCGCCTTTGGCATCCGCAACATCATGGACAGGAAGGGGGCACTCAAGCAATTTCATGATGCCCTGAAACCCGGCGGAAAGATGGTTGTTCTTGAGCTTACCGCACCTGAACGAGGACTCTTCCGACAGATCTACCTCTTCTACTTCAAACGGATACTGCCTGTCATTGGAAGTCTTTTTTCAAAAAACGCCGGAGCCTATCATTACCTTCCAGCTTCGGTGTTGAAATTTCCCTCCCCTAAAAAATTTTCCCAGATAATGGTCACCGCTGGATTTACCGATGTGCGATGGAAACCCATGACCTTTGGCATTGTTACCCTTTTTGCCGGGACAAAAAAATAA
- the dnaJ gene encoding molecular chaperone DnaJ, giving the protein MSEKRDYYEILGVSRDAGKDELKLKYRKLAMKFHPDKNPGNKEAEDKFKEASEAYGVLSDDKKRPIYDQYGHQGLENSGFSGSGNFDDVFSSFGDIFEDFFGFGGNRGGRGARVQRGADLRYDMTLEFMEAAFGVEREIDVRKLDVCDLCHGSGCKEGTEPETCSQCRGSGQFIQSQGFFKVKTTCPYCRGKGKSIPHPCPKCVGAGRVEVSKRVTVKVPAGVDNGSKLRLNGEGEASVGDGPKGDLYVFIRVEPHKLFKRDNTNVLCVVEISFVQAALGAEIVIPTLESERTLTIPKGTQYGETFRFKGQGIPSLRSGRRGDQIIQVDIKVPTRLTKKQEGLLQEFDTLNSKKISNRLRNLFKSI; this is encoded by the coding sequence ATGTCGGAAAAAAGAGATTACTATGAAATTCTTGGCGTCTCAAGGGATGCTGGAAAAGATGAATTAAAATTAAAATACCGGAAGCTTGCCATGAAGTTTCATCCGGATAAGAATCCGGGGAACAAGGAGGCTGAAGACAAATTCAAGGAAGCCTCAGAGGCCTATGGGGTTCTGTCGGACGATAAAAAGCGCCCGATCTACGACCAGTACGGCCACCAGGGTCTAGAAAACTCGGGTTTTTCCGGTTCTGGAAATTTTGATGACGTGTTTTCAAGCTTTGGAGATATTTTTGAGGATTTCTTTGGCTTTGGGGGTAACCGGGGCGGCCGGGGTGCCCGGGTGCAACGGGGCGCAGATCTTCGATACGATATGACTCTGGAGTTCATGGAGGCAGCCTTTGGGGTTGAACGGGAGATTGACGTTCGTAAACTGGATGTCTGTGACCTTTGTCATGGTTCAGGGTGCAAGGAAGGTACAGAGCCTGAGACCTGCAGCCAGTGCCGGGGGTCCGGACAGTTTATCCAGAGCCAGGGCTTTTTCAAGGTGAAAACCACCTGTCCCTATTGCCGGGGTAAAGGTAAGTCAATTCCCCATCCCTGTCCCAAGTGCGTGGGTGCAGGCAGGGTGGAGGTCTCTAAACGTGTCACGGTAAAGGTGCCTGCCGGTGTGGATAACGGCTCCAAGCTCAGGCTTAACGGTGAAGGTGAAGCCAGTGTGGGCGACGGACCCAAGGGTGATCTTTATGTGTTTATCCGGGTGGAGCCCCATAAGCTGTTCAAGCGGGACAACACCAACGTTCTGTGCGTGGTGGAAATATCATTTGTCCAGGCGGCCCTGGGGGCAGAGATCGTCATTCCGACCCTGGAGAGTGAACGGACGCTGACAATTCCCAAGGGCACACAGTATGGGGAGACCTTCAGGTTCAAGGGCCAGGGAATACCCTCACTTCGGTCCGGGCGTAGGGGGGATCAGATCATTCAGGTGGATATCAAGGTGCCGACACGGCTTACCAAGAAGCAGGAGGGTCTTCTCCAGGAGTTTGACACTCTTAACTCAAAAAAAATATCCAACCGGCTGAGAAATCTTTTTAAAAGTATTTAA
- the queD gene encoding 6-carboxytetrahydropterin synthase QueD, protein MFELKVKTHFAAAHKLAMVGEKCENLHGHNWDVEVYVAGEQLNEAGVLVDFGVIKGFVRKIMKELDHKYLNELDAFADVQPSSEQIAIYIANRLKPSLKGFHPPVRVSRVSAWESANACATYILPAE, encoded by the coding sequence ATGTTTGAGTTAAAGGTGAAAACCCATTTTGCAGCGGCCCATAAACTTGCCATGGTTGGAGAAAAATGTGAAAATCTCCACGGCCACAACTGGGATGTTGAGGTGTATGTGGCCGGAGAACAACTGAATGAGGCAGGGGTGCTTGTGGATTTTGGAGTTATAAAAGGCTTTGTCAGAAAGATCATGAAGGAGCTTGATCACAAATACCTCAATGAGTTAGATGCGTTCGCCGATGTTCAACCCTCGTCCGAGCAGATCGCCATCTACATTGCCAACCGGCTGAAGCCCAGTTTAAAAGGTTTTCATCCGCCGGTCAGGGTTTCACGGGTTTCTGCCTGGGAATCGGCCAATGCCTGTGCCACATATATCCTGCCTGCTGAATGA
- the pyrE gene encoding orotate phosphoribosyltransferase produces MKKRVLALLSKKSFKYSDTPIFTLASGKTSCFYVNCKPVTLSPEGMFLVGNLIFDAIKDSHCTAIGGLTFGADPIAVATAFASHLKGHPIKAFSIRKEQKDHGVIKWIEGDVEPGEKVVIIDDVATSGGSTLKAVERAMDEGLEVIKVITLIDRQEGGIENIRRVVKDTSAIITRDDLMAFSGL; encoded by the coding sequence ATGAAAAAAAGAGTCCTGGCACTTCTCTCGAAAAAATCATTTAAATACAGCGATACCCCCATATTTACCCTTGCCTCGGGAAAAACCAGTTGTTTTTACGTCAACTGCAAGCCAGTCACACTAAGCCCTGAGGGGATGTTTCTTGTGGGGAATCTCATATTTGACGCCATAAAGGACTCACACTGCACAGCCATTGGTGGCCTGACATTCGGGGCAGACCCCATCGCAGTTGCAACGGCCTTTGCATCCCACCTCAAGGGCCACCCCATCAAAGCTTTTTCCATCCGGAAAGAACAAAAGGATCATGGGGTGATCAAATGGATTGAAGGGGATGTGGAGCCCGGAGAAAAAGTGGTAATCATTGACGATGTTGCAACCTCAGGCGGATCCACCCTCAAGGCGGTGGAAAGGGCAATGGACGAGGGGTTAGAGGTGATAAAGGTCATCACACTCATTGATCGCCAGGAAGGGGGGATTGAAAACATCAGGCGGGTGGTCAAAGATACATCGGCCATCATCACCCGGGATGACCTCATGGCCTTTTCCGGGCTATAG
- the ftsE gene encoding cell division ATP-binding protein FtsE, with the protein MENKDSIIRMFNVSKRYGKKHAVKDISLDIAAGEFIFVTGPSGAGKSTLMKLIYLAERATQGQILIDGMNIDRISYDRVPFLRRRIGVIFQDFKLIPNRSVFANVALVLEAAGVKQLTIKNRVMTVLKTMGIADKANAFPPSLSGGEQQRVAIARAVVGNPRIILADEPTGSLDNRSAQMVLDYLMQYNDRGATILIASHNIQLISSTVRARSISLVDGVLAGTARML; encoded by the coding sequence ATGGAGAACAAAGATTCAATAATCAGAATGTTTAACGTATCCAAACGTTATGGCAAAAAGCATGCAGTCAAGGATATTTCCCTGGATATTGCAGCTGGTGAATTTATCTTTGTAACCGGTCCATCCGGTGCAGGTAAATCGACCCTCATGAAGTTGATTTACCTTGCAGAAAGGGCCACACAAGGTCAGATCCTTATTGACGGCATGAACATTGACAGGATTTCCTACGACCGGGTACCCTTTCTCCGGCGACGGATCGGCGTGATTTTTCAGGATTTCAAACTCATTCCCAACAGGTCCGTATTTGCCAATGTGGCTCTGGTCCTCGAGGCGGCTGGTGTAAAGCAGTTAACGATTAAAAACCGGGTCATGACGGTTCTCAAAACCATGGGTATAGCCGATAAGGCCAATGCCTTTCCCCCATCCCTCTCCGGTGGCGAACAGCAGCGGGTTGCCATTGCAAGGGCCGTTGTAGGCAATCCCAGGATCATCCTTGCCGATGAACCCACGGGCAGTCTGGATAACCGTTCTGCCCAGATGGTCCTGGATTATCTGATGCAGTACAATGACAGGGGGGCGACCATTCTCATTGCAAGTCACAATATCCAACTGATCAGCAGTACTGTCCGGGCAAGGAGTATCTCCCTTGTTGACGGCGTTCTTGCTGGAACGGCAAGAATGCTCTAA